Proteins encoded within one genomic window of Hemiscyllium ocellatum isolate sHemOce1 chromosome 1, sHemOce1.pat.X.cur, whole genome shotgun sequence:
- the gnrh2 gene encoding progonadoliberin-2, whose product MAFQRNLHFLVFLLLIVNAQFSTAQHWSHGWYPGGKRELSLSQSPDVSEDIKLCQGEGCLLLQSPRKGIIRSIVMDMLVQQIQKKK is encoded by the exons ATGGCTTTCCAGAGAAACCTGCATTTCCTGGTATTCCTGTTGCTGATCGTGAACGCTCAGTTTTCCACAGCCCAACACTGGTCTCACGGTTGGTATCCAGGAGGGAAGAGAGAACTGAGTCTGTCTCAATCTCCAGAT GTTTCAGAAGATATCAAGTTATGTCAAGGCGAGGGTTGCCTGTTGCTGCAAAGTCCACGTAAAGGTATCATAAGGAGCATTGTG ATGGATATGTTGGTGCAACAGATTCAGAAGAAGAAATGA
- the LOC132817896 gene encoding neurophysin 1-like has translation MQSVYLAVCLLCLICFTSACYINNCPVGGKRSIVDMEIRQCLSCGPGNSGQCFGASICCGEGFGCYIGTSETLRCQKEDYLLSPCEPSGRACGSNGGKCASSGICCTQESCAMDSTCDTRTIFPSD, from the exons ATGCAGTCTGTCTACCTTGCTGTTTGCCTGCTCTGCCTCATCTGCTTCACTTCAGCTTGTTACATTAACAACTGCCCTGTAGGAGGCAAGCGATCGATCGTGGACATGGAGATCAGACAG TGCTTGTCATGTGGTCCTGGTAACAGCGGCCAATGTTTTGGAGCTAGTATTTGCTGTGGAGAGGGGTTTGGCTGCTACATTGGAACCTCGGAGACCCTGAGGTGTCAGAAGGAAGATTACCTGCTGTCTCCTTGTGAACCCAGTGGCAGAGCCTGTGGCAGCAACGGTGGGAAATGTGCTTCATCTGGAATCTGCTGTACACAGG AGAGCTGTGCCATGGATTCCACGTGTGACACCAGGACCATTTTCCCGTCCGATTAA